The Roseofilum casamattae BLCC-M143 genome window below encodes:
- a CDS encoding cation:proton antiporter, with translation MVQSLTWVLPHLPPSLTPLLATATEAEASSPTLVLAGVLLSLVTIYLASKIGSELCARLDLPPVLGELLGGVVIGVSVLKLLVFPEGGATSEQSLIITILEKTAGLTPEAADGVFFAQSEVLSVLSELGVIFLLFQIGLESNLRTLIEAGVQSALVAITGVVVPFLTGTLGLIYLFQVPTIPAVFAGAALTATSIGITAKVLAEISRLKDKEGQIIIGAAVLDDILGIIILAIVASLAEKGEVEVSNIIVLVVSAAVFLIGSILIGRLVMPGFVGLIKKLQTNPDGTLLVGGLIIAFLFSYIGAIIQLEAILGAFTAGLILGETEKHRDLEELVAPIGYMLVPVFFVSVGAQTDLSVLNPAIPSNREGLIIATFLIVVAILGKVVTGFTLFGGEPLNRLAIGVGMIPRGEVGLVFAGVGSASGVLSESLDAAIIVMVILTTFLAPPMLRVAFQKGDGSTAEPVSDTEEEPTPEPAAIADSESTQ, from the coding sequence ATGGTTCAATCACTCACCTGGGTGCTTCCTCACCTCCCACCTTCCCTCACGCCTCTCTTAGCCACAGCCACAGAAGCCGAAGCCTCTAGTCCAACCCTCGTCCTCGCTGGCGTTTTACTCAGTCTGGTGACAATTTATCTTGCCAGTAAAATTGGCAGCGAATTGTGTGCTCGTTTGGACTTACCTCCCGTATTGGGCGAACTGCTCGGAGGAGTCGTTATTGGCGTATCGGTCTTAAAATTATTAGTCTTTCCGGAAGGGGGAGCAACGAGCGAGCAGTCCCTGATTATTACAATCCTTGAAAAAACAGCCGGGCTAACTCCCGAAGCCGCCGACGGAGTATTTTTTGCCCAAAGTGAGGTACTCTCCGTCTTATCAGAATTGGGCGTTATTTTTCTTCTCTTTCAAATTGGTTTAGAGTCAAACTTACGCACCCTTATTGAAGCTGGAGTGCAATCGGCCCTAGTCGCTATTACTGGAGTCGTCGTTCCCTTTCTTACCGGTACCTTAGGCTTAATTTACCTCTTCCAAGTGCCAACCATTCCGGCAGTGTTTGCCGGAGCTGCTTTAACGGCCACCAGTATCGGAATTACGGCGAAAGTTCTGGCCGAAATTTCGCGACTTAAAGATAAAGAAGGTCAAATTATTATCGGTGCGGCAGTTCTCGACGATATTCTCGGCATTATTATTTTAGCGATCGTCGCGTCCCTGGCTGAAAAAGGCGAAGTTGAAGTTTCTAACATTATCGTTCTGGTGGTTAGTGCCGCCGTTTTCCTGATTGGCTCTATTCTCATCGGCCGTTTGGTGATGCCGGGCTTTGTGGGCTTAATTAAAAAACTACAGACTAATCCGGATGGTACCTTACTCGTCGGCGGTCTGATTATCGCGTTCTTGTTTTCCTACATCGGCGCCATTATTCAACTCGAAGCCATTTTAGGAGCCTTTACCGCCGGTCTGATTTTGGGAGAAACGGAAAAACACCGAGATCTAGAAGAATTAGTGGCTCCGATTGGCTATATGCTAGTTCCCGTGTTTTTTGTGAGCGTCGGCGCGCAAACGGATTTATCCGTGCTCAATCCTGCCATTCCGAGCAATCGCGAAGGACTCATTATTGCCACATTTTTGATTGTGGTCGCAATTTTGGGTAAAGTAGTGACCGGATTTACTCTGTTTGGTGGCGAACCTTTAAATCGCCTGGCGATTGGAGTGGGCATGATTCCTCGAGGAGAGGTAGGCTTAGTCTTTGCTGGAGTGGGTTCGGCGAGCGGCGTGCTTTCCGAGTCTCTCGATGCTGCAATTATCGTCATGGTGATCTTAACCACCTTTTTGGCACCGCCGATGTTGCGCGTGGCATTCCAAAAAGGAGATGGCTCGACCGCCGAACCGGTTAGCGACACTGAGGAAGAACCGACTCCCGAACCTGCGGCGATCGCGGATTCAGAATCGACTCAGTAA
- a CDS encoding N-acetylmuramoyl-L-alanine amidase, translated as MKLHWLFPSLLGLWLWSVPVQAASLQYWRFDARTNRLEFATNGRVQPRAELVFNPTRLVIDLPGVTLGNQLRSQLVSSPGIRQVRTGQFNRNTTRLVIELAPGYTIDPNQVKFRGASPSRWTVEIPQPQREGTVSRPPARSPSPTPRTPVPSPSPAPRPAASSGPQIEGVRITGDGFFLRTSDRVQRINRVRRSRNKRKIEIEIEGVSIASSLTERQIQVNSRGVQRLTLSPLEGSTSGTLITLDVDRKTADWQALTSRLGIVMIPKAGTGRTRNNSEPWPTGREIGARNATRDPSLPAAISALELSPDNSQLLIRSTGRINAVGQWNGPAVYNLTLSPAQLSEGVVPVAVGGNSPFVRFDVQQTDSQTVVISMLPRSGFTLQNTSQSGSQIAWSLGNSGTLLPPIATQPLPSPSPSPSSSTIRIPVPPPANPQPSNPQPATRWPLPPNTRRTPNSRIVVVIDPGHGGRDPGAVGIGGLRETDVVLDISRQVAAILQQNGIQVALTRNYEVEVDLAPRVAYAERVNATLFVSIHANAISLSRPDVNGAETYYYNSGARLAQSIQQSILQSLPMRDRGVKRARFYVLRRTSMPSVLVETGFVTGAQDAPRLANPTFRSQMAQAIANGILRYVQQNY; from the coding sequence GTGAAACTTCATTGGTTATTTCCCAGCCTTTTGGGGCTATGGCTTTGGTCTGTCCCCGTGCAAGCTGCGAGTTTGCAATATTGGCGGTTTGATGCCAGAACCAATCGTCTGGAATTTGCCACGAATGGACGAGTACAGCCTCGGGCGGAACTGGTGTTTAATCCCACCCGATTGGTAATTGACTTGCCTGGAGTGACTTTGGGAAATCAGTTGCGATCGCAGTTGGTTTCGTCTCCGGGGATTCGCCAAGTCCGCACGGGGCAATTCAATCGCAATACGACTCGCTTAGTGATCGAGCTGGCCCCCGGATATACTATCGACCCCAATCAAGTGAAATTTCGCGGCGCTTCGCCGTCGCGGTGGACGGTGGAAATTCCGCAACCCCAGCGCGAAGGAACTGTCAGTCGTCCTCCAGCGCGATCGCCTTCTCCCACCCCGCGAACCCCAGTCCCTTCGCCCAGTCCCGCTCCCAGACCGGCAGCAAGCAGCGGCCCGCAAATCGAAGGGGTACGGATTACCGGAGATGGCTTTTTTCTGCGTACGAGCGATCGGGTGCAACGGATAAACCGCGTCCGGCGATCGCGCAATAAACGTAAAATTGAGATTGAGATTGAAGGAGTCTCGATTGCTTCGAGCCTGACAGAGCGGCAAATTCAAGTGAATAGTCGCGGCGTACAGCGGCTCACCTTAAGTCCTTTGGAAGGCTCGACTTCCGGAACTCTGATTACGCTAGATGTCGATCGCAAAACGGCGGACTGGCAAGCTCTGACCAGTCGGTTGGGGATTGTGATGATTCCGAAAGCGGGGACGGGACGGACGAGAAACAATTCCGAACCTTGGCCGACCGGTCGGGAAATTGGCGCTCGTAACGCCACCCGCGACCCCAGTTTACCCGCCGCTATCTCAGCCTTAGAGTTATCCCCCGATAATTCACAACTGCTGATTCGCTCCACCGGACGAATTAATGCGGTGGGTCAATGGAATGGTCCTGCGGTCTATAACTTAACTCTATCTCCAGCTCAGTTAAGCGAAGGCGTTGTACCAGTTGCGGTGGGAGGGAATAGTCCGTTTGTGCGGTTCGACGTGCAACAAACCGACTCGCAAACGGTGGTGATTTCTATGCTACCTCGCTCTGGATTCACCCTACAGAATACCAGCCAATCCGGGTCGCAGATCGCCTGGTCTCTGGGTAATAGCGGTACCCTACTGCCTCCAATTGCCACCCAGCCTCTGCCGTCTCCATCTCCTTCCCCAAGCTCCTCGACCATTCGCATTCCGGTTCCTCCACCGGCGAATCCGCAACCGAGCAATCCGCAACCGGCGACTCGCTGGCCCCTCCCACCAAATACGCGCAGAACGCCAAATTCTCGGATTGTGGTGGTCATCGATCCGGGACATGGAGGGCGAGATCCGGGTGCTGTTGGGATTGGTGGGTTGCGCGAAACCGATGTGGTCTTAGATATTTCCCGGCAAGTCGCGGCGATTTTGCAACAAAATGGCATCCAAGTTGCTTTAACTCGTAATTATGAAGTAGAGGTGGATTTGGCCCCTCGGGTGGCTTATGCGGAACGAGTGAATGCTACCTTGTTCGTTAGTATTCATGCTAATGCCATTAGTCTCTCTCGCCCCGATGTCAATGGTGCGGAAACTTATTATTACAACAGTGGCGCTCGTCTGGCACAATCAATTCAACAGTCAATCTTGCAAAGTCTGCCAATGCGCGATCGCGGCGTGAAACGAGCGCGCTTTTACGTGCTGCGCCGTACGTCTATGCCATCAGTACTGGTGGAAACCGGTTTTGTTACCGGAGCGCAAGATGCTCCTCGGTTAGCCAATCCAACCTTTAGAAGCCAAATGGCGCAGGCGATCGCCAACGGTATCTTACGCTATGTGCAACAAA